Part of the Octopus bimaculoides isolate UCB-OBI-ISO-001 chromosome 18, ASM119413v2, whole genome shotgun sequence genome is shown below.
taatttttggaTTATTTTACTTATTGTACTACTATTATGTGCtactattatttcttataacctattttcaaatttctaattgttaattaataattaaaaactaaattaagtacaaaaatattttgagttatttttatttttaataaaagtaacaagtaataacaaatatcttgtaataaaatgtttagttttaataaaagctaatattgtctaaatcgaaatattttatttgaaattttatccttagctgcaataaaagttttcttgttctgtactttaccagatgtaatacgatgccctgaacttttccaagtgtgatcatttgtcctgtacttttccaggtttataatcttaagaatattatttctcttgctcgcatttttctatGTAATGTACCTTGCTTCttccatttgttgttgttaaccTCAGAACTTGTGTGTAGAGGTATTGGTTGACTTCAGTTTAATTAGGACTTATTTTATCCGGTAGCCTGTAATTTGACTCTTGGTAATTTCACTCCCGGTATTTTGACTCCGGTAATTTGACTCCCGATATTAGACAAAATAAAacgttgaataaaaataaaatagaagtacagtaaaacattaaaatatttctaaaagctTCAATAATTATGAAGGTTATGAGCTATTGCTCGTAAAAAGTCCATCTTATTTTCAGGACTATATCACTCAATAATTATCTGCAGCTgtttattcatatctttatatatatatatatatatatatttttttttttttttttttttttaggtctcGCAGATCTCACCTCGATCAAATTCAACCTTTCTTAGTTGTGTCAAATGTTCTTCCTTTTTCAATGCAGTAATTAATTTCCATAGGTTCGGATGTGTACGAGTTAAAGAACTTTCCCTCTAGATGGTTATTAGTGCGAGGCATATCTGATTCTGTTCTAAAGCAGACATTCCAACTATCAGTGGGAAACAAACGAGTTCTTCGTTGTCTAATTCCTCTACCTCGCACGCTTCCTATGCACGATAATTCAAAATAGGACACAAGCTCTTGCGGAAGATCGTCGTCAACTACAATATCTTCGAATCCATCAATCACATCATCGAGTGGAAGAAAAACCAGTTCTGAAAATCATTTGATTTTAATGCTAAACTCATAATGTTGGCAGATATAATTCACCAGAATAGTATGCAACCGGTAATGtattgtgctttatatatataatttatgtcatCCACAAGTTTCTTCCTTCCATAGATACTGTTAAAAACGTGAGACATGGTGTATCTATATTTCCTTTTTAAGTAACGAATGAGGCAGGAATGGATCACGGGTAAACCTGTTAACTCTTTAAATAAAAAATCCGAGTGGATAACTGAAATGATATTGTCAGTTGAATAAATCACTCTGTAAATAAACAACCGAATAGGTGACGGAAATGATACGTTCAATTAACTGAGTTACTCTgtaaatcaccatcatcaacaacaacagcaacaacaacagcagcagcaacaacaacagcaacaacaacaacaacaataataatctcgaaattgaagtattcaagatgtgaggcatgaaggtgaaaacaaGATTCTTTGagtgaactcgtgtgttgaagcaaattgtGTTGTGTATGGGGAGAGTCctaatgccttattatctaacgCCCTCACCGGTTCGAtctccactcatttattatttatattttttctttcaaaattttcgcTGCTTTTGCGACTTTGTCAATGGATGCTGACTCCGTTAttggagctgcgttcttttttgtctgtttttttttgtctgttagtGCGCATGTGtccgtcagtgtgcatgtgtgcttgtgtatgtacatatgaatgtatgcatgcatgtatgtatgtatgtatgtatgcgagtgtgtatgcatgtatatgtgtatgtgtgtgtatgtatgcatgtatgtatgtattctgcatattatatgtttgtgtgtgtgtttgtgtgtatgtttgtatgtatgtattctgcatattcatatgtttgtatgtttgcttgtgtatttgtatgtatgtgtgtgtgtgtgtttgtgtgtgtatctctgtctccTTTTGTGTACGTCTCcgagtgtgtctatatgtgtatgtgtgtgtgtggagagtgtatgtatggacatgtgctTTCGACTTCTTTtctatgtgcacgtatgtgtgtgtgtttgtgtgtgtgtgcatgtgtgtgtgtgtgcgtgtatgtgctttgTTATCCGTATAACCTATGTGcttatctacctacttacctacgtatctatctgtttacttacatatccatatacctacctatatgtatatatatataNNNNNNNNNNNNNNNNNNNNNNNNNNNNNNNNNNNNNNNNNNNNNNNNNNNNNNNNNNNNNNNNNNNNNNNNNNNNNNNNNNNNNNNNNNNNNNNNNNNNNNNNNNNNNNNNNNNNNNNNNNNNNNNNNNNNNNNNNNNNNNNNNNNNNNNNNNNNNNNNNNNNNNNNNNNNNNNNNNNNNNNNNNNNNNNNNNNNNNNNNNNNNNNNNNNNNNNNNNNNNNNNNNNNNNNNNNNNNNNNNNNNNNNNNNNNNNNNNNNNNNNNNNNNNNNNNNNNNNNNNNNNNNNNNNNNNNNNNNNNNNNNNNNNNNNNNNNNNNNNNNNNNNNNNNNNNNNNNNNNNNNNNNNNNNNNNNNNNNNNNNNNNNNNNNNNNNNNNNNNNNNNNNNNNNNNNNNNNNNNNNNNNNNNNNNNNNNNNNNNNNNNNNNNNNNNNNNNNNNNNNNNNNNNNNNNNNNNNNNNNNNNNNNNNNNNNNNNNNNNNNNNNNNNNNNNNNNNNNNNNNNNNNNNNNNNNNNNNNNNNNNNNNNNNNNNNNNNNNNNNNNNNNNNNNNNNNNNNNNNNNNNNNNNNNNNNNNNNNNNNNNNNNNNNNNNNNNNNNNNNNNNNNNNNNNNNNNNNNNNNNNNNNNNNNNNNNNNNNNNNNNNNNNNNNNNNNNNNNNNNNNNNNNNNNNNNNNNNNNNNNNNNNNNNNNNNNNNNNNNNNNNNNNNNNNNNNNNNNNNNNNNNNNNNNNNNNNNNNNNNNNNNNNNNNNNNNNNNNNNNNNNNNNNNNNNNNNNNNNNNNNNNNNNNNNTGGTCGACTCCAGCTCGTATCCGAGCATTGGGTTCATCAGTTTTCATCCAGTCTCTTCGGCTGATGTTTGTGCCGAAAGTGACTTTGGAGTCCATGTCGCTGGTGAAAGAGTCGTGGGCAGAACTCGCACGGGATGGTCGCTGCAGGTCGAGGATGTTGAAGACACTCCTTTCTTCTCCTGCGTTTTGCatcctcattctgttgtctgttctgctcGAAGAGCTGGCTCCATTGCGGATAGCAGTCCTCCAGGCTGTCTTATCCATGGTAATCTGTTCCTATGAGGATGGCTGGATATTAGCTTGAGCCAAGGTCCGTTTGAGCTggtctttaaaacggaatttcGCATCTCCACTGggtcttgttatatatatatgggtacaggatgtcactaacagtaaacaacatgaaatacgaaaacaaatgagttaaatatgcagacaacaagacaagtaacacaaagaacgacccttcatccttgaaatgaggagtagatagacagctgacaagggtcgttctttgtgttatttgtcctgttttccattttttgtcTCGTTTGCGTATTTAATTCATTTGTGTTCGTATTTCttctttactgttggtgacgtcctgtacccatatatgcctgcatatatatatatatatatatatatatatatatatatatatatatatatatatagttctatatttaagagatgaggaattatgtacattatttacattatttgtatttgacgtatatttgtcctcatcttgttagttgttaacacgtttcagctgatataccctccagccttcatcaggtgtcttggggaaatttcgaacctgggttctcattcctaaggtatttttttgatgttgctattattattattattattattaatattattattattattatcattattattattattattatgttgttttttcttcttttttcaaattttcttccatttatcgCCAaatgttttccgtacacctaggacagagaatctcattgtatgcattcccagtttacacacgcaaattcacaggtaaaatatgtatttaaaaaaaattaatgaataaataaattcatgaatggatgttgttttcacagcgataatgctcttctcagtacatgagtcgctccagttaacacgattttttgcacttcctgtagggatggtaagcctggtatcattttcaaataggtttcagtaccttttttttatttttatttttattaaggtcactgcctggatcgaactcggaatcttctggagggtatatcagtcgaaacgttgtgttaacaacaaacaagatgaggacaaatatgtgtcaaatataaataatgtaaataatgtaaataatgtatatatatatatatatatatatatatatatatatatatNNNNNNNNNNNNNNNNNNNNNNNNNNNNNNNNNNNNNNNNNNNNNNNNNNNNNNNNNNNNNNNNNNNNNNNNNNNNNNNNNNNNNNNNNNNNNNNNNNNNNNNNNNNNNNNNNNNNNNNNNNNNNNNNNNNNNNNNNNNNNNNNNNNNNNNNNNNNNNNNNNNNNNNNNNNNNNNNNNNNNNNNNNNNNNNNNNNNNNNNNNNNNNNNNNNNNNNNNNNNNNNNNNNNNNNNNNNNNNNNNNNNNNNNNNNNNNNNNNNNNNNNNNNNNNNNNNNNNNNNNNNNNNNNNNNNNNNNNNNNNNNNNNNNNNNNNNNNNNNNNNNNNNNNNNNNNNNNNNNNNNNNNNNNNNNNNNNNNNNNNNNNNNNNNNNNNNNNNNNNNNNNNNNNNNNNNNNNNNNNNNNNNNNNNNNNNNNNNNNNNNNNNNNNNNNNNNNNNNNNNNNNNNNNNNNNNNNNNNNNNNNNNNNNNNNNNNNNNNNNNNNNNNNNNNNNNNNNNNNNNNNNNNNNNNNNNNNNNNNNNNNNNNNNNNNNNNNNNNNNNNNNNNNNNNNNNNNNNNNNNNNNNNNNNNNNNNNNNNNNNNNNNNNNNNNNNNNNNNNNNNNNNNNNNNNNNNNNNNNNNNNNNNNNNNNNNNNNNNNNNNNNNNNNNNNNNNNNNNNNNNNNNNNNNNNNNNNNNNNNNNtatatatatatatatatatttgtacgtatatatgtgtatgtatatatatgtatatatccatacatgcatacatacatacatacatacatatatgcatgcatgcatgcatgcataaatacatatacattcattatatatatatatacacatatacatgcataaacgtttatattgtatatatgtatgaatgtatgtttgtactttTGAATGTATATACGGATATGCCACCCGCGTATGAGTAACCGGAATTGAAACACTCCGAAAATAGATGTCTGTGATAGTCTCTATACGATTATTTCTTAAAGTAATTCATATAATCCTACAACAAGCCATAGATAACAATATAAAGGAATCattcatttgaaatttaaagAATGTCTCTTACCGTTTCCGTATGCTAGAtcaattttcttttgtctgttttccatatggggcaaaatattattttcccaaCCTGTGGAATTAGTCGCAGGCAGCTTGTCTCGATCTCCAAACTCTTTTTTAATTAGAGTTATAGGTGGAAGCAAAAAATTGTCATTGGTGTGTATATTTTTGATAACATTAAGTGAAATTgttcgtcttttgctttcctcatctgcattgtcttcatcattattgtgTGATGAGACCGTCTTATTTGTTTTGCTATTAACGTTGCTTTTGTTGCTCTGAGAATAGCAgctgttgttgaaatttatgCTGTTAGCTGTATTGTTGATATCTATAATGTTGTTTGTTGATGgagttgtagttgtggttgtggttgtggttgtggttgctgAGGTAGTGTTACTGATGTGATATGATTTGCTATCTTTAACATCGATCGTATGTGTTGTAATTATACTAATGGTGTTGTTATTGCTAGTAGAAATGTTTAAAACACCAGCAGTAGTTGCTGTAGTAGGGAATGAGGTAGTAGCAGTGGTAACAGTGGTGTCATCTTGTGAAGTCTTACTGAAAGCCAACAATGATTCACGATGTGTGTCGTCTGCTAATATTTTAACACCATTTAATACCGTCGGCTCCTgtgattgctgctgttgttgactcTGACTGTTCTCCTGATAGTgatagtgttgatgttgttgttgacgataaagatggtggtgttgatgatgatgtttgtggtgaTGATGTCTCTCAAGAAACTGGATGCTGGTATTGACTTCTTCTTTCACATGTATTGGAATCTCCTCTTTGGAGTAACTGTTTTCATTTCTATCACCCTTTTTGTAATTTACTTCTGGTTCTgctatttgttcttgtttttcttgtttttctttttcctcttcctcctcttcttcttcctcctcctcctcctcctccccctcttcttcttcttccgcctcctcttcttcttcctcctcttcttcttcttcctcctcctcctccccctcttcttcttcttcttcttcttctccttcttcttctccccctccccctccttcattttcttctgtttcaCCTTTATGGTTTTGCTTGCTTTCATTATCTTCGTCTGTATTCTCGCTACCCTcattatcgttgtcattgtcattaccaTCGAAATCGTTTGCTAAATCTAATTGGTTCTCAGTATCGGATTGAGATAAAACTTCgatatcttgtttgttgtgttctttttcttcatgCTCTTCCTCTTCTCTACTCGAGAGACTAGTCGCTCGATTATAACtgttatttgaatataaataatggAATTTTTGCTTGTGATACAAGAGCTCTTCCGACTGTTTATGAAGCTCATAGATTTGTTGAAActtttgatgatgattatacaatTGGTCATCATGATGGTGATTCCTAtgttgttcttgcagtttttgctgttgctgttgtagttgttgctggtgatgtggttgtggttgtagatGTAGCTGTTGTTGGTAATGACTGGGATggaattgctgctgttgctgttgttgctgttgttgctgctgccgtcgACGATATTGTAGTGGTTGTTGGTGTTTTTGCTGTAGATGTCGCACTTCACGATGATAAAACTTATGCTGCTGACTAACTGAAAGACTTTTAGACCACAGTGTTGGTCTATTAATACTGACTGCATCTGTATAAACAAGCGTTCGTCTGTCTGAACGTAGTGGTCCCTTCTGTGTTGGCAATTTGTCTGACGTTTTCTGACATGTCCGCCTCAAGATATTTTCTATGGAAAATGGcgtcagcatttttttttttttttttttttttttttttttttgctcttagtTGATTTTCTTCTTAACACAAGAAAAGTTGGCTTGCCTTTTCCAAGTTAAATGCAGATGGTTAATGAATTGGCAAATTGTAAATAGTCTTTGATGTagtatgattaaaagaaaaaaaaacagctcaCTGTTTTGAAAGGCTTTTTGAAAAGTTGGGTTAACGGTAGTCGAAGAAACCACTTATTGACTAACGTTGATGTAGCATCACATtatcatccttctctctctctctctttctctttttttttttttttacctttcttatTACTTGATTCAGAAAGTAATTGCTCTGATATGCAATTCAGTTAATGTTTTGCTGTGTAGCTGTGCAGTTATGTAacttcatacatgtatacttttatgaatatatgtactgTGTAGACATATAGCTGTATAGGTATCTAGATGGAAGAATGTAGGAAACGGGGTAACTGGAAACAGTAACTAGTTGATCTTTCTTCATAAAACATTCCAGGAATCTGTATAGCAATATATTTTGGTGGCAAAATCCCATCTGTAAGTTACTTCTCACTCCCCTTCCCTTTCActccctcttttcctttcttacgttcactctctccatatatgtatatatatcagtgtgcgtgtgtgtgtttgtatatgtgtgagtttatgtgtatgtatgtatgtatgtatgtatgtatgtatgtatgtatgtgtgtatgtatactcctcacataatcagatagata
Proteins encoded:
- the LOC106874400 gene encoding histone H3.v1, which gives rise to MEVDDISANFLIRSSYDVFPSSTNLVRWNVSENGLCKCEKVGTLKHILSNCLEGYKLNRYTWRHNLVLKIIFNVMKNQIHLNNTKKKPLKEPSRDFITFGLKKNKKLPMRDEKWNGYSEVTADLPGYNRATSLSSREEEEHEEKEHNKQDIEVLSQSDTENQLDLANDFDGNDNDNDNEGSENTDEDNESKEEEEAEEEEEGEEEEEEEEEEEEEEKEKQEKQEQIAEPEVNYKKGDRNENSYSKEEIPIHVKEEVNTSIQFLERHHHHKHHHQHHHLYRQQQHQHYHYQENSQSQQQQQSQEPTVLNGVKILADDTHRESLLAFSKTSQDDTTVTTATTSFPTTATTAGVLNISTSNNNTISIITTHTIDVKDSKSYHISNTTSATTTTTTTTTTTPSTNNIIDINNTANSINFNNSCYSQSNKSNVNSKTNKTVSSHNNDEDNADEESKRRTISLNVIKNIHTNDNFLLPPITLIKKEFGDRDKLPATNSTGWENNILPHMENRQKKIDLAYGNELNYHTEKHLRSSNDANLIVENRPESLNNNRCFGRLDCRNETSANSCRDKPRKKRSRAAFSHAQVFELESRFRRQRYLSGPERADLAQILKLTETQVKIWFQNRRYKTKRRQLQQEQALAASAKKGTVKLLVKDGKRLYNPEEMSRPFFYPSVPIPGLSFFYYLPEESMIY